The proteins below are encoded in one region of Flammeovirga kamogawensis:
- a CDS encoding glycoside hydrolase family protein, whose translation MKNFLIVLLSLILFSCITTTKQTTATYTVAKDTDDLTFQDTFMGITDDNIFYDSLNFNWGASIIKGDDNKYHCFYAQMPRKYGFLCWLTDGVVAHAIADHPAGPYTYKEDVLTSRGFGNWDAYSVHNPRIKKYNGKYYLYYISTNTGDTELTPNQFNQARTKWIDNEYRALVRINQRIGVAVADNLNGPWQRLDQPIVTPAGPIANITCNPAITERPEGGYLMFVRGDKPNENTLVRSQAIALADHPEGPWVIQEQAAVGDLNAEDPCVWYDKNRQRYYAIYHAFGYLGMITSTDGLSWHKAKNYKVSDLNYKTKNGKTIKVHRMERPFVFLEDGNPSVFTVSIKTKEQDSYTLFIPLKEDSSEI comes from the coding sequence ATGAAGAACTTTTTAATAGTACTACTCTCTCTTATTTTGTTTTCTTGTATTACTACAACAAAACAAACTACTGCAACTTACACAGTTGCAAAAGATACTGATGATTTAACTTTTCAGGATACTTTTATGGGTATTACTGATGATAATATATTTTATGATTCTCTAAATTTTAATTGGGGCGCATCTATCATTAAAGGAGATGATAACAAATACCATTGTTTTTATGCACAGATGCCAAGAAAATATGGATTTCTTTGTTGGTTAACAGATGGTGTTGTTGCACATGCTATCGCAGATCATCCTGCTGGCCCTTATACATATAAAGAGGATGTTCTAACATCTAGGGGATTTGGAAATTGGGATGCTTACTCAGTGCATAACCCTAGAATAAAAAAGTATAATGGTAAGTATTATTTGTATTACATATCTACAAATACAGGGGATACAGAATTAACACCAAATCAATTTAATCAGGCGAGAACAAAATGGATTGATAATGAATATAGAGCTTTAGTAAGAATAAATCAGAGAATAGGAGTAGCAGTAGCTGATAATTTAAATGGTCCTTGGCAACGCTTGGATCAACCAATTGTTACCCCTGCAGGTCCTATAGCAAATATTACATGTAACCCTGCAATTACTGAACGTCCAGAAGGTGGATATTTAATGTTTGTAAGAGGTGACAAACCAAATGAAAATACATTAGTAAGAAGTCAAGCTATTGCTTTAGCAGATCACCCTGAAGGACCTTGGGTAATACAAGAACAAGCCGCTGTAGGAGATCTTAATGCAGAAGATCCTTGTGTTTGGTACGATAAAAATAGACAAAGATATTATGCGATATACCACGCATTTGGTTATCTAGGAATGATCACATCTACTGATGGTTTATCATGGCATAAAGCCAAAAATTATAAAGTTTCTGATCTGAACTATAAAACGAAAAATGGGAAGACCATAAAAGTCCATAGAATGGAGCGTCCGTTTGTGTTCCTAGAAGATGGTAACCCATCTGTATTTACAGTTAGTATTAAAACGAAAGAGCAAGATTCTTATACACTCTTTATTCCTCTAAAAGAGGATAGTAGTGAAATATAA
- a CDS encoding bifunctional 4-hydroxy-2-oxoglutarate aldolase/2-dehydro-3-deoxy-phosphogluconate aldolase: MKFSRIDIALMMKSVGMIPVFYHKDIEICKQVLAACYKGGARVFEFTNRGDFAHEVFAELVHFRNKELPELALGIGSIYDAPTTALYLQLGADFIVSPILNAEMAKVCNRRKVSWSPGCGTLTEISYAEELGAEVVKIFPGAQVGGPEFVKAVNGPQPWSSIMPTGGVKPTEENLRSWIDAGVHCVGIGSQLFVKDKNGDFSLEQIENKVAYVIEMIHQIRVQEVALV, translated from the coding sequence ATGAAATTTTCTAGAATTGACATTGCATTAATGATGAAATCTGTTGGGATGATTCCTGTATTTTATCATAAAGATATAGAAATTTGTAAACAGGTTCTTGCAGCTTGCTATAAAGGTGGAGCTAGAGTTTTTGAGTTCACAAATAGAGGTGATTTTGCACACGAAGTTTTTGCAGAATTGGTACATTTTAGAAATAAAGAGTTGCCTGAGTTAGCACTTGGAATCGGCTCAATTTATGATGCTCCAACAACTGCTCTGTATTTACAATTAGGTGCAGATTTTATTGTATCACCTATTTTGAATGCAGAAATGGCGAAAGTATGTAACCGAAGAAAAGTTTCTTGGAGCCCAGGGTGTGGTACATTAACAGAAATATCTTATGCAGAAGAGCTTGGAGCAGAGGTAGTTAAGATATTTCCTGGAGCACAAGTTGGTGGACCAGAATTTGTAAAAGCAGTAAATGGACCTCAACCTTGGTCTAGCATAATGCCAACTGGTGGAGTAAAACCAACGGAAGAAAATTTAAGAAGTTGGATAGATGCAGGTGTGCATTGTGTAGGAATTGGATCTCAGTTATTTGTAAAAGATAAAAATGGAGATTTTAGTTTAGAACAGATTGAAAATAAAGTGGCGTATGTAATCGAAATGATCCATCAGATTAGAGTACAAGAAGTCGCATTAGTGTAA
- a CDS encoding sugar kinase, giving the protein MKKIVSFGELLIRLSSPGYQRLSQANQLSIDFGGAEANVAVSLAQFGDTVSYVTRVPDNDMVESALRHLKGFGIDTSDVLYGGDRIGLYYYENGAIGRSSKVVYDRNYSSMVTLEKGMIDWEGVIEGADWFHWSGITPAISESATLALKEGLEIATRKGLTISMDYNFRGNLWKWGKSAEEVMPELMKFNHVMSGTHPDVDVLAGDIDDSLFEEEGQKIIKDNPNCKIVVFTSRGTVSASHNTWSGALYDGKNVYRSQQYDLTHIVDRVGGGDSFMAALIYGLRNLNSHQETIEFAVAASAIKHTIEGDQNICSKQEVLDFIKSNGSGKIIR; this is encoded by the coding sequence ATGAAAAAAATTGTCAGTTTTGGTGAGTTACTAATTAGATTATCTTCACCGGGTTACCAAAGGTTATCACAAGCAAACCAATTATCTATTGATTTTGGAGGAGCAGAAGCAAATGTTGCTGTATCATTAGCTCAATTTGGCGATACTGTTTCTTATGTAACAAGAGTTCCAGATAATGATATGGTGGAAAGTGCATTACGTCATTTAAAAGGTTTCGGAATTGATACATCTGATGTACTCTATGGAGGCGACCGTATAGGATTGTATTATTATGAAAACGGGGCAATTGGTAGGTCAAGTAAAGTGGTTTACGATAGAAATTATTCATCTATGGTAACTCTAGAAAAAGGCATGATTGATTGGGAAGGAGTAATTGAGGGGGCAGATTGGTTTCATTGGTCTGGTATTACACCCGCAATATCAGAAAGTGCAACTTTGGCTTTAAAAGAGGGTTTAGAAATAGCAACTAGGAAAGGGCTAACCATCTCTATGGATTACAACTTTAGAGGTAACCTTTGGAAATGGGGTAAAAGTGCCGAAGAAGTAATGCCTGAATTGATGAAATTTAATCATGTAATGTCGGGTACACACCCAGATGTTGATGTTCTTGCTGGTGATATTGATGATTCTTTATTTGAAGAAGAAGGACAAAAAATAATTAAAGATAATCCTAATTGTAAAATCGTTGTTTTTACTTCAAGAGGAACAGTTTCGGCTAGTCATAATACTTGGAGTGGAGCATTGTATGATGGGAAGAATGTTTACAGGTCTCAACAATATGATCTAACACATATTGTAGATAGAGTTGGTGGTGGAGATTCTTTTATGGCAGCATTAATTTATGGCTTACGTAATTTAAATTCACATCAAGAAACTATAGAGTTTGCTGTTGCAGCATCGGCTATAAAACATACCATTGAAGGAGATCAGAATATCTGTTCTAAACAAGAAGTACTCGATTTTATAAAATCGAATGGATCAGGAAAAATTATAAGATAA
- a CDS encoding T9SS type A sorting domain-containing protein yields the protein MKYSLSIVMLLLPICVLAQNIEVDVNLNIKHSVGNVSEFDREKFITVHAGIRENDFNLGLNDPADIKDDLMNGYDVYFGRNTGHITYLLNAQVREDANRPGYADLDHLKELSVPYKEQYNTTPDYYNYGSRNNSTILAAQLHPFWPDGQKTNTGWAFSETDTENEPLGTATGEYIAHYIKEFHDNETSEVMPKYFEVINEPVWHLVDYGATDIKKIFEFHNTVATEIRKENPDLLIGGYTTAFPDFELNNFERWEERWDTFMDMCGDKMDFWSVHLYDFPTFQNKEQYRKGSNIEATLDMMEHASFNKFNVVKPFVISEYGAQAHAHFQEPWSPERDWLMIKSLNSMLLSFMDRPDLIAKVIPFIVLKAEWGKENGVPYNWRLMRQKKEAEGETGNEWVYTEFIKFYDLWKNVKGTRVDILSQNIDIQTDAFVEDKKVHIILSNLNPTSSTIALNTFGVENDNIASVEVKHLYANNNVPILAVNQFTTMPEELTLGAEATIIVEVELVTPLEIGETSTESKYYATEYYQEITAGTPLVFSIDNVLKEKQGEVVLRLGLGRDHGVSLQPKVLINGQEVAIPENIKGDNQTDKDRFFGVVEIPIDYDLLDINNTISVTFPDNGGHVSSVALRVFNFSIPVERSFNTTVPPTAIIPIAKANNKLVLHPNPTMQEQVSVVVKGNKIPEYIEFVDLSGKVVLTQNMGLNTMKIDVRNLKNGIYIVRVHLDKQVLSQKLIIK from the coding sequence ATGAAATATAGTTTATCAATAGTAATGCTTCTTCTTCCTATTTGTGTTCTTGCACAAAATATAGAAGTAGATGTAAATTTAAATATAAAACATAGTGTAGGTAATGTCTCAGAATTTGATAGAGAGAAATTTATTACTGTACATGCAGGTATACGAGAGAATGACTTCAATTTAGGATTAAATGATCCAGCCGATATTAAAGATGATTTAATGAATGGCTATGATGTCTATTTTGGAAGAAACACAGGCCATATTACTTACCTTTTAAATGCTCAAGTAAGAGAAGATGCGAACAGACCTGGATATGCAGATTTAGACCATTTAAAAGAGTTGTCTGTTCCTTATAAAGAGCAATACAATACTACGCCAGATTATTATAATTATGGGAGTAGAAACAATTCTACAATATTAGCAGCACAGTTACATCCATTTTGGCCTGATGGTCAAAAAACTAATACAGGATGGGCATTTTCTGAAACAGATACAGAAAATGAACCTTTAGGAACTGCTACTGGAGAATATATTGCACACTATATAAAAGAGTTTCACGATAACGAGACAAGTGAGGTAATGCCAAAATATTTTGAGGTAATTAATGAACCTGTTTGGCATTTGGTAGACTATGGAGCAACAGATATTAAAAAGATTTTTGAGTTTCATAACACTGTAGCAACGGAGATAAGAAAAGAAAACCCAGATTTATTAATAGGGGGGTATACAACCGCTTTTCCTGATTTTGAATTAAATAATTTTGAACGTTGGGAAGAACGTTGGGATACTTTTATGGATATGTGTGGCGATAAGATGGACTTTTGGTCGGTTCATCTCTACGATTTTCCAACTTTTCAGAATAAAGAACAATATAGAAAAGGGAGTAATATAGAAGCAACATTAGACATGATGGAACATGCTAGTTTTAATAAATTTAATGTTGTAAAACCTTTTGTGATTTCTGAATATGGTGCACAAGCACATGCTCATTTCCAAGAACCTTGGTCACCAGAACGAGATTGGTTAATGATTAAATCGTTAAATTCTATGCTTTTGTCGTTCATGGATAGACCTGATTTAATTGCCAAGGTAATTCCATTTATAGTGTTAAAAGCAGAATGGGGCAAAGAAAATGGCGTGCCGTATAATTGGAGATTAATGCGTCAGAAAAAAGAGGCAGAAGGAGAGACAGGAAACGAATGGGTTTATACAGAGTTTATAAAGTTCTATGACCTGTGGAAAAATGTTAAAGGAACTAGAGTAGATATTTTATCACAAAACATTGATATACAAACGGATGCTTTTGTAGAAGATAAAAAAGTACATATCATTTTAAGTAATTTAAATCCTACATCTTCAACAATAGCATTAAATACGTTTGGAGTTGAGAACGATAATATTGCGAGTGTAGAAGTAAAGCATTTGTATGCAAATAATAATGTTCCCATTCTAGCTGTTAATCAATTTACAACAATGCCAGAAGAGTTAACTCTTGGTGCAGAAGCTACAATTATTGTAGAGGTAGAATTGGTTACACCGCTAGAAATTGGAGAAACATCTACCGAATCAAAATATTATGCAACAGAGTATTATCAAGAAATAACAGCAGGAACACCTCTAGTTTTTTCAATAGATAATGTATTAAAAGAAAAGCAGGGTGAAGTCGTTTTACGATTGGGTTTAGGAAGAGACCATGGAGTATCTTTACAGCCAAAAGTACTAATAAATGGACAAGAGGTAGCAATACCAGAAAATATTAAAGGAGATAATCAAACGGATAAAGATCGATTTTTTGGAGTAGTAGAAATACCAATAGACTATGATTTATTGGATATCAATAATACAATTTCGGTTACATTTCCAGATAACGGAGGGCATGTAAGTAGTGTAGCCTTACGCGTGTTTAATTTTAGTATTCCAGTAGAACGCTCATTTAATACAACTGTTCCTCCAACGGCAATTATTCCGATAGCTAAAGCGAATAATAAATTAGTTTTACACCCTAACCCTACAATGCAAGAACAAGTTTCTGTTGTAGTAAAAGGAAATAAAATTCCTGAGTATATTGAATTTGTAGATTTATCGGGTAAGGTTGTTTTAACACAGAATATGGGTTTAAATACTATGAAAATTGATGTTAGAAACCTTAAGAATGGAATTTACATAGTTAGAGTACATTTAGACAAACAAGTACTATCTCAGAAATTAATTATTAAATAA